A stretch of the Xiphophorus couchianus chromosome 15, X_couchianus-1.0, whole genome shotgun sequence genome encodes the following:
- the tmem63a gene encoding CSC1-like protein 1 isoform X2 — MIPRVLEGQLLEIFPFTSTICYTRNNFLWLHTVFAVVYLCLTVVMLRLHTSKIKDMRRERARNTLFVCSIPKGATDEQVKTHFMEAYPSCQVCAVTLGYDVAKLMYLDKERVRAGKNLRYYERILDKTGVRELITPHVCGHFCCCSSCERVDAIEYYRHKEKLLLEEMRRRAEEVPQNPLGVAFVTLQNEAMAKHILKDFNAIKCGWPDCCCGREPQPSSVSRDLNVNKWRVSFAPHPKSVYWENLSVHGFCWVIRWLGINLFLFILLTFLTTPTIIINVIDKFNVTNPIYNLNSPIISQFFPTLLLWSFSALLPTIVYYSTLGEAHWSMSSEQLSMMRKLYFFLLFMVLILPSLGLTSLAWFFRWLFDKTFLNDGKTRFECVFLPDQGAFFVNYVIAAGLVGSGMELLRLPGLLLYTIRLILARSAAERKYVQQHQAYEFEYGAMYGWTLCVFTVIMAYSIICPVIVPFGLLYMLLKHLVDRHNLFFAYLPTRLDRSVHLGAVDQALAAPIICLIWLYFFSVLRAGFKTATSVFTLVVLSFTVFICLGFTCFGHFKYLSPHNYTVKEEDQNTVEGVEENTKVYLPRVLDTQSPATTTKEPRPQQSYGSLDNTLSESCSPVESAMEHS; from the exons ATGATCCCCAGAGTTTTGGAAGGACAACTATTGGAAATCTTTCCATTCA CCTCTACCATTTGTTACACTAGAAACAACTTCTTATGGCTTCATACTGTGTTTGCGGTTGTCTACCTGTGCCTGACGGTAGTGATGCTGCGATTACACACGTCAAAAATTAAAGACATGCGCAGAGAAAGA GCCAGAAACACCCTGTTTGTGTGTTCGATACCTAAAGGAGCAACAGATGAGCAAGTAAAAACTCACTTCAT GGAGGCATATCCTTCTTGCCAGGTGTGTGCAGTGACATTGGGTTACGACGTGGCCAAACTCATGTACCTTGATAAGGAAAG GGTTCGAGCTGGGAAAAACCTGCGGTATTACGAGCGTATCCTGGACAAAACGGGAGTGCGAGAGTTGATCACCCCTCATGTATGTGGCcacttctgctgctgctccagctgTGAAAGG GTTGATGCCATAGAATATTACAGACATaaagaaaagctgctgctggaggaaatgAGACGACGTGCAGAAGAAGTGCCACAGAACCCTCTGGGTGTCGCTTTTGTCACATTGCAGAACGAGGCTATGGCAAAGCA CATCCTAAAAGACTTCAATGCCATCAAGTGTGGATGGCCAGACTGCTGCTGTGGGAGGGAGCCTCAGCCTTCGTCTGTCAGCAGAGATCTGAATGTGAACAAGTGGCGGGTCAGCTTTGCTCCACATCCCAAAAGTGTTTACTG GGAGAACCTTTCAGTGCATGGTTTCTGCTGGGTCATCCGCTGGCTGGGAATAAACCTCTTCCTGTTTATCCTGCTCACCTTCCTGACGACTCCCACCATCATCATTAACGTCATAGATAAGTTCAACGTGACCAATCCAATATacaatcttaat AGCCCCATCATCAGCCAGTTCTTCCCGACTCTTCTGCTTTGGTCTTTTTCTGCATTGTTGCCTACAATAGTGTACTACTCTACTCTGGGAGAGGCACACTGGAGCAt GTCCAGTGAGCAGTTGAGCATGATGCGGAAGTTGTACTTCTTCCTGCTCTTCATGGTATTAATTCTTCCCTCGCTAGGACTCACCAG TCTTGCGTGGTTTTTCCGTTGGCTGTTTGATAAAACGTTTCTAAATGATGGGAAAACAAGATTTGA GTGCGTGTTTTTACCGGATCAAGGTGCGTTTTTCGTGAACTACGTGATCGCGGCCGGCCTGGTGGGCTCTGGGATGGAGTTATTGCGGTTGCCAGGGTTACTGCTTTACACCATACGTTTGATACTTGCTCGCTctgctgcagaaagaaaatacGTCCAACAG CACCAAGCGTATGAGTTTGAATACGGAGCCATGTACGGCTggactctgtgtgtgtttacggTCATTATGGCTTACAGCATTATTTGCCCCGTCATTGTGCCATTTG GTCTCCTTTACATGCTGCTCAAGCACCTAGTAGACAGACACAACTTGTTCTTTGCATACCTTCCTACTCGCCTCGACCGCAGTGTCCACCTCGGAGCTGTTGATCAAGCTTTGGCAGCACCAATCATCTGTCTCATATGGCTTTACTTCTTCTCTGTCCTGAGAGCAG GTTTCAAAACAGCTACATCCGTGTTCACCTTAGTTGTCCTGTCTTTCACTGTCTTCATCTGTTTGGGCTTCACCTGCTTCGGCCACTTTAAGTACCTCAGTCCTCATAACTATACG gtcaAAGAGGAGGACCAGAATACAGTAGAGGGAGTGGAAGAAAATACTAAG GTTTACCTGCCAAGAGTTCTTGATACGCAATCACCAGCCACCACCACAAAGGAACCTAGACCTCAACAGTCATATGGCTCCTTAGACAACACTCTATCTGAGAGCTGTAGTCCAGTGGAGAGCGCCATGGAACATTCATAA
- the tmem63a gene encoding CSC1-like protein 1 isoform X1: MSALWPMISNATTPISCFSSNQSTVLSGLDFGGVPVVLLLNFCVFIVLLLLFSIIRKKFWDYGRLALVADNQGFNESKHRRYGRMSSTTSNSEDPDYELGFCSWLPYIVRMDEEKIKEKCGMDAVHYLSFQRHLIILLVVITVTSLAIILPVNMSGNLFRNDPQSFGRTTIGNLSIQNNFLWLHTVFAVVYLCLTVVMLRLHTSKIKDMRRERARNTLFVCSIPKGATDEQVKTHFMEAYPSCQVCAVTLGYDVAKLMYLDKERVRAGKNLRYYERILDKTGVRELITPHVCGHFCCCSSCERVDAIEYYRHKEKLLLEEMRRRAEEVPQNPLGVAFVTLQNEAMAKHILKDFNAIKCGWPDCCCGREPQPSSVSRDLNVNKWRVSFAPHPKSVYWENLSVHGFCWVIRWLGINLFLFILLTFLTTPTIIINVIDKFNVTNPIYNLNSPIISQFFPTLLLWSFSALLPTIVYYSTLGEAHWSMSSEQLSMMRKLYFFLLFMVLILPSLGLTSLAWFFRWLFDKTFLNDGKTRFECVFLPDQGAFFVNYVIAAGLVGSGMELLRLPGLLLYTIRLILARSAAERKYVQQHQAYEFEYGAMYGWTLCVFTVIMAYSIICPVIVPFGLLYMLLKHLVDRHNLFFAYLPTRLDRSVHLGAVDQALAAPIICLIWLYFFSVLRAGFKTATSVFTLVVLSFTVFICLGFTCFGHFKYLSPHNYTVKEEDQNTVEGVEENTKVYLPRVLDTQSPATTTKEPRPQQSYGSLDNTLSESCSPVESAMEHS, from the exons ATGTCTGCTTTGTGGCCTATGATCTCTAATGCTACAACTCCTATAAGCTGCTTCAGTTCCAACCAGAGCACTGTTCTCTCAGGACTCGACTTTGGAGGAGTGCCAGTTGTCCTGCTGCTTAACTTCTGCGTTTTCATT gtcctgctgctgctcttctcaATTATCAGAAAGAAGTTTTGGGACTACGGTCGTTTAGCTCTGGTGGCAGATAATCAAGG GTTTAATGAATCAAAACATCGTCGTTATGGACGAATGTCGTCCACTACGTCCAACTCGGAGGACCCTGATTATGAGTTG GGATTCTGCTCTTGGCTACCATACATCGTCAGAATGGA tgaggaaaaaattaaagagaaatgtGGCATGGATGCCGTTCACTACCTCTCCTTCCAGCGACATTTGATAATCCTGCTAGTGGTCATCACTGTCACCTCCCTGGCAATCATTCTGCCTGTGAATATGTCTGGAAATCTTTTCA GAAATGATCCCCAGAGTTTTGGAAGGACAACTATTGGAAATCTTTCCATTCA AAACAACTTCTTATGGCTTCATACTGTGTTTGCGGTTGTCTACCTGTGCCTGACGGTAGTGATGCTGCGATTACACACGTCAAAAATTAAAGACATGCGCAGAGAAAGA GCCAGAAACACCCTGTTTGTGTGTTCGATACCTAAAGGAGCAACAGATGAGCAAGTAAAAACTCACTTCAT GGAGGCATATCCTTCTTGCCAGGTGTGTGCAGTGACATTGGGTTACGACGTGGCCAAACTCATGTACCTTGATAAGGAAAG GGTTCGAGCTGGGAAAAACCTGCGGTATTACGAGCGTATCCTGGACAAAACGGGAGTGCGAGAGTTGATCACCCCTCATGTATGTGGCcacttctgctgctgctccagctgTGAAAGG GTTGATGCCATAGAATATTACAGACATaaagaaaagctgctgctggaggaaatgAGACGACGTGCAGAAGAAGTGCCACAGAACCCTCTGGGTGTCGCTTTTGTCACATTGCAGAACGAGGCTATGGCAAAGCA CATCCTAAAAGACTTCAATGCCATCAAGTGTGGATGGCCAGACTGCTGCTGTGGGAGGGAGCCTCAGCCTTCGTCTGTCAGCAGAGATCTGAATGTGAACAAGTGGCGGGTCAGCTTTGCTCCACATCCCAAAAGTGTTTACTG GGAGAACCTTTCAGTGCATGGTTTCTGCTGGGTCATCCGCTGGCTGGGAATAAACCTCTTCCTGTTTATCCTGCTCACCTTCCTGACGACTCCCACCATCATCATTAACGTCATAGATAAGTTCAACGTGACCAATCCAATATacaatcttaat AGCCCCATCATCAGCCAGTTCTTCCCGACTCTTCTGCTTTGGTCTTTTTCTGCATTGTTGCCTACAATAGTGTACTACTCTACTCTGGGAGAGGCACACTGGAGCAt GTCCAGTGAGCAGTTGAGCATGATGCGGAAGTTGTACTTCTTCCTGCTCTTCATGGTATTAATTCTTCCCTCGCTAGGACTCACCAG TCTTGCGTGGTTTTTCCGTTGGCTGTTTGATAAAACGTTTCTAAATGATGGGAAAACAAGATTTGA GTGCGTGTTTTTACCGGATCAAGGTGCGTTTTTCGTGAACTACGTGATCGCGGCCGGCCTGGTGGGCTCTGGGATGGAGTTATTGCGGTTGCCAGGGTTACTGCTTTACACCATACGTTTGATACTTGCTCGCTctgctgcagaaagaaaatacGTCCAACAG CACCAAGCGTATGAGTTTGAATACGGAGCCATGTACGGCTggactctgtgtgtgtttacggTCATTATGGCTTACAGCATTATTTGCCCCGTCATTGTGCCATTTG GTCTCCTTTACATGCTGCTCAAGCACCTAGTAGACAGACACAACTTGTTCTTTGCATACCTTCCTACTCGCCTCGACCGCAGTGTCCACCTCGGAGCTGTTGATCAAGCTTTGGCAGCACCAATCATCTGTCTCATATGGCTTTACTTCTTCTCTGTCCTGAGAGCAG GTTTCAAAACAGCTACATCCGTGTTCACCTTAGTTGTCCTGTCTTTCACTGTCTTCATCTGTTTGGGCTTCACCTGCTTCGGCCACTTTAAGTACCTCAGTCCTCATAACTATACG gtcaAAGAGGAGGACCAGAATACAGTAGAGGGAGTGGAAGAAAATACTAAG GTTTACCTGCCAAGAGTTCTTGATACGCAATCACCAGCCACCACCACAAAGGAACCTAGACCTCAACAGTCATATGGCTCCTTAGACAACACTCTATCTGAGAGCTGTAGTCCAGTGGAGAGCGCCATGGAACATTCATAA